One genomic region from Athalia rosae chromosome 3, iyAthRosa1.1, whole genome shotgun sequence encodes:
- the LOC105689954 gene encoding flagellar attachment zone protein 1-like produces MSYYRTCQCGCTDPPEMTGGDPPHEGSCGCSYNPFADVGRDTEITDLSYALRKLTSMKCQMKKWRIERLQLESEARALKQVLQEHGLNSDMVKPDPLMVHLREENGRLENENAELRDKVKTLADTISEYEYNDSPCEAVKKVRIKMKILKEEHAVEKNRLREIISELKIRLQEAEGDSSCAAMNRLRAKLRELMKGGKVADERVSMVVQRSIETLVELTDNVDELKAEIERLKAEIRRLKDLLKECEDRRLTSSTVAVETVPIDLKPAEKPLAEMDVSDLLQRIKDLEALIAMLRKQLVDKDAVINDLQNQSFDLATENKRLSVDLDQMNVSYKALMDEVKAMKEELKKRDDKVSDLLRSLQASAIELLGMNRLQSEMDTLKPQLYSLELERDQLVSELGKVRGVLSERNDQIIKILEEKDKHVKALARTSNIIQSTVEPLMEQEAALKREIDGLKDRIAELERELAELRKKLAQLESENAEIPGLLEKIKNLEDELARLRAQLAEANDRIRELEKEIAELKADKAQLEKDLAEARKEMEKMREELAAERAAKEAALKELGNCRAENERLNEELNAAKAEADNLRGEIERLKNALDAAKGEADKLRSDMEKMKNDIDKLRAENDQLKNQLAGLTAENERLRGEIDALKDERDKLRNEINALKAENDKLQAEVNKLKAEVERLEAENGRLKAEFQKLKNDYDALKSENDDLKKSLADAEGRIKSLEAEKADLLNKIAELKNQIDRLQGELAAEKAAKDAALQELAAIKSELKALLAEMDKLKAERDKLKAAVDDLTNKLSQLNNDLDQLKSKYAALLAENDKLKGEVDRLKGENDRLKNDLDKIKAELDNLKAENAKLKEENAKLKKDLSDAESKIKGLENQIKACEEEKARLREEIDALKDQVDKLGKELAAERAAKEAALRELDALKNELSALRAELDKVRGENTRLKGELDKLKAENEALKAENNKMKGELDRLNAQVAKLLGDIDALKAENAKLKGDLDKLNDEIKALRAENDKLKSELDQMKAENAELKDQLASAQAEMAKLKEELDKLKSENDALRGELSKMKGELDKLNAEIAKLQRDLDALKAENAKLKDELDKLSAENQELRSENAKLKGELDSLKSENEKLKKDLAAAMAEVAKLKEDLDKLQAENDALKAENAKIKSELDKLKSENAELQKALDSLKAENARLKSEVDDLKKDNEKLKNDLQKAIAEMDKLKAESSGSRRPSKATPRSQDPSKPSPEASTDAVPLAEIERLSPVPKTEKRVRRVSSVVKKDQGSQGAGCGDYENANEQLRKNMNMQDRAVQRIRNFVKYILGERPSPPEMAQELNHRMSSVMRNKFAEDLMELLRESQFLSESIFNAETDVQGLMKLLDEINRLRDENTALKNQADDTRDINSSGDVFDAESWLRSLTLTELAELHDRICLVTSCIVQQDINPEDYVDGTVEVDGVCRPCVKISEDPVDEYEALNRRIAALQRQINEKQNEAAKKVQEMREVMWREQENLIRLSDEMNAQKRRHLSMQLKISANSCAGKLDPWAMAERLDALNDQRLGLDFKTYSEITREEDICDDNNCPEMRWDSSPKSDLVNDREAEEKKDEEKEASVLTMFKGIGTVTREVEYPFDNSTCVKSLMKNRRTNAPAPCSLPVKHADVPCCRNPCCPSFVNQNVLFSNKNAASSFKNDNDVDDNAEMEVAVLCKGVRDRS; encoded by the exons atgtccTACTATCGCACGTGCCAATGCGGCTGCACGGACCCACCGGAAATGACAGGGGGTGACCCACCGCACGAGGGATCCTGTGGGTGCAGTTATAACCCCTTTGCCGACGTGGGGCGTGACACCGAGATAACAGATTTATCTTACGCTCTGAGAAAACTGACCTCGATGAAGTGTCAAATGAAAAAGTGGCGCATAGAACGTCTCCAGTTGGAGAGCGAAGCGAGAGCTTTGAAGCAGGTTTTGCAGGAGCACg GGCTCAACTCCGATATGGTGAAACCGGATCCGCTCATGGTTCATCTGCGAGAGGAGAACGGTCGCTTGGAAAACGAGAATGCGGAGCTTCGGGACAAGGTGAAAACCCTTGCCGACACAATCTCGGAATACGAGTACAACGACTCGCCTTGCGAGGCGGTGAAAAAGGTGCGAATTAAAATGAAGATCTTGAAGGAGGAACacgcggtggaaaaaaatcg ATTGCGGGAGATCATTTCGGAGCTTAAAATCCGTTTGCAAGAGGCTGAGGGTGACTCCTCGTGCGCAGCGATGAATCGTTTACGAGCGAAGCTCAGGGAGCTGATGAAGGGTGGCAAGGTAGCCGACGAGCGGGTATCTATGGTCGTCCAGAGATCCATAGAGACGCTGGTCGAGCTAACGGATAACGTGGACGAGCTGAAAGCTGAGATAGAGCGTTTAAAAGCGGAGATAAGGAGGCTGAAGGATCTTCTGAAGGAATGCGAAGACCGACGTTTGACTTCGTCGACGGTCGCCGTCGAGACAGTACCCATCGATTTGAAACCGGCCGAGAAACCGTTAGCCGAAATGGACGTGTCCGACCTCTTGCAAAGAATAAAGGATCTCGAAGCGTTGATTGCCATGCTGAGAAAACAACTCGTCGACAAGGACGCGGTCATCAACGATCTGCAAAATCAGTCGTTCGATCTCGCTACCGAGAACAAACGTCTTTCCGTAGATCTCGACCAGATGAACGTCAGCTACAAAGCACTGATGGACGAAGTTAAAGCCATGAAGGAGGAGctcaaaaaaagagatgacAAG GTATCCGATCTCTTGCGGAGCTTGCAAGCCTCAGCCATCGAGTTGCTTGGAATGAACAGGCTACAGAGTGAAATGGACACTCTAAAACCACAGTTGTATAGCCTCGAATTGGAGCGGGACCAGCTGGTTTCGGAGCTCGGCAAAGTACGGGGTGTCCTGTCTGAGAGGAATGATcagataattaaaatattggaAGAGAAAGACAAACACGTAAAAGCTCTTGCGAGAACGTCGAATATTATACAGTCGACGGTGGAGCCTTTGATGGAGCAAGAGGCTGCCCTGAAGAGAGAGATCGATGGACTCAAGGATCGAATAGCTGAACTGGAAAGGGAGCTTGCCGAACtaagaaaaaagctcgcgcAGTTGGAATCAGAGAATGCCGAGATACCGGGACTCCTCGAGAAGATCAAGAACCTCGAAGACGAACTGGCCAGACTCAGAGCCCAGCTGGCTGAAGCGAACGATAGAATACGAgagttggaaaaagaaatagcaGAATTGAAGGCTGATAAAGCGCAGTTGGAAAAAGACCTCGCCGAGGCTAGAAAGGAGATGGAGAAAATGAGGGAAGAACTCGCGGCGGAGAGAGCAGCGAAAGAGGCGGCGCTGAAAGAGTTGGGAAATTGTAGGGCGGAAAATGAACGATTGAACGAAGAGCTGAACGCGGCTAAGGCAGAGGCTGATAATCTTCGCGGTGAAATTGAAAGACTGAAAAACGCCTTGGATGCGGCGAAGGGTGAAGCTGACAAGCTCAGGAGtgatatggaaaaaatgaaaaatgacattGACAAATTGAGAGCTGAAAACGATCAGCTGAAAAATCAGCTGGCGGGACTGACCGCGGAGAACGAGCGACTCAGAGGTGAAATAGACGCGCTGAAGGACGAGAGAGACAAGCTACGAAATGAGATCAATGCCCTCAAAGCGGAGAACGATAAATTGCAGGCAGAAGTCAACAAGCTGAAAGCTGAAGTTGAAAGACTCGAGGCTGAAAACGGAAGACTCAAAGCGGAGTTTCAGAAACTCAAAAATGACTACGATGCCCTGAAATCGGAGAATGACGATCTGAAGAAGAGTCTGGCCGACGCCGAAGGAAGGATAAAATCTCTGGAAGCTGAAAAAGCTGATCTATTGAACAAAATTGCGGAGTTGAAGAATCAGATCGATCGGCTTCAGGGTGAACTCGCTGCAGAAAAAGCCGCAAAAGATGCAGCGTTGCAAGAGCTAGCAGCTATCAAATCCGAGCTCAAAGCTCTGTTGGCAGAAATGGATAAGTTGAAAGCAGAGCGTGATAAACTCAAAGCTGCAGTTGACGATCTCACCAACAAACTTTCTCAGCTGAATAACGATCTGGACCAGCTGAAATCGAAGTATGCCGCATTGTTGGCGGAAAATGACAAGCTGAAAGGAGAGGTCGATCGGTTGAAGGGGGAGAATGACAGACTCAAAAATGACCTGGACAAAATCAAAGCAGAGCTTGATAACTTGAAAGCAGAAAACGCCAAGCTCAAAGAAGAGAAcgcgaagttgaaaaaagaccTCAGCGACGCTGAATCTAAGATAAAGGGCcttgaaaatcaaatcaaggcttgcgaagaagagaaagccAGATTAAGGGAAGAAATCGATGCCCTTAAAGATCAAGTTGACAAGCTTGGCAAAGAGCTAGCGGCAGAGAGGGCTGCGAAAGAAGCAGCTCTGCGGGAGCTGGATGCCCTGAAAAATGAGTTATCCGCATTGAGAGCAGAGTTGGATAAAGTACGGGGGGAAAATACACGGCTAAAGGGTGAACTGGACAAACTGAAGGCTGAGAACGAGGCTCTCAAAGCTGagaacaataaaatgaaaggcgAGCTCGATCGGCTGAACGCTCAAGTCGCGAAACTATTGGGCGACATCGATGCTCTGAAAGCAGAAAATGCAAAGCTCAAAGGAGATTTGGACAAACTGAATGATGAGATTAAGGCCTTGCGAGCTGAGAACGACAAACTTAAGAGCGAGCTCGATCAGATGAAGGCCGAGAATGCGGAACTGAAAGATCAGCTGGCCAGCGCGCAAGCGGAAATGGCGAAGTTGAAAGAAGAGCTGGATAAGCTGAAATCCGAGAACGATGCGCTTCGAGGTGagctttcaaaaatgaaaggagaGTTGGACAAGTTAAATGCGGAGATCGCAAAACTTCAAAGAGATCTCGACGCTCTCAAAGCGGAGAACGCGAAGCTCAAAGACGAACTCGACAAACTTTCTGCTGAGAACCAAGAACTGAGATCTGAGAATGCTAAACTCAAAGGAGAGTTGGACAGCCTGAAATCCGAGAACGAAAAGCTGAAGAAAGATCTTGCTGCGGCGATGGCGGAAGTCGCCAAACTCAAAGAAGATCTCGATAAATTGCAGGCTGAAAACGACGCGCTCAAAGCTGAGAATGCTAAAATAAAGAGTGAACTCGACAAGCTCAAATCCGAGAATGCGGAGCTCCAAAAAGCACTCGATTCTCTGAAGGCTGAGAATGCTAGACTGAAATCGGAAGTCGATGATCTTAAAAAAGACaacgaaaagctgaaaaacgATCTCCAGAAAGCGATTGCAGAAATGGACAAACTGAAAGCGGAATCTAGTGGCTCAAGGCGACCGAGTAAAG CGACCCCGAGGAGTCAGGATCCCTCTAAGCCAAGTCCTGAGGCTTCAACGGACGCTGTCCCTCTTGCTGAAATTGAGCGGCTCAGCCCGGTTCCGAAAACTGAGAAGAGGGTCAGACGTGTCAGTTCGGTTGTAAAAAAGGATCAAGGATCGCAAGGGGCGGGTTGCGGTGATTACGAGAATGCAAACGAACAGCTGAGGAAGAATATGAATATGCAGGACAGAG CTGTGCAACGAATACGAAATTTCGTCAAATACATACTCGGCGAGAGACCGTCACCCCCGGAAATGGCTCAGGAACTGAATCATCGGATGTCATCTgtgatgagaaataaattcgcCGAAGATCTGATGGAATTACTCAGGGAGTCACAGTTCTTATCGGAAAGTATATTCAACGCTGAAACCGACGTTCAAGGACTGATGAAACTTCTGGACGAGATCAACAGGCTCAGAGATGAAAATACGGCGCTGAAAAATCAAGCTGAC GACACTCGCGACATCAACAGTTCCGGCGACGTCTTCGACGCGGAGTCCTGGCTCAGA TCGTTGACGTTGACGGAATTGGCGGAGCTTCACGACAGGATTTGTTTAGTGACGTCGTGCATAGTGCAGCAAGACATAAATCCGGAAGATTACGTAGACGGTACCGTGGAAGTCGACGGTGTCTGTCGTCCCTGCGTAAAAATATCCGAAGATCCAGTCGACGAGTACGAGGCGTTGAACCGAAGAATAGCGGCTCTCCAGCGTCAGATAAATGAGAAGCAAAATGAAGCGGCTAAAAAAGTGCAGGAAATGCGGGAAGTCATGTGGCGAGAACAGGAGAACTTGATCCGGTTGTCGGACGAGATGAACGCCCAAAAACGTAGACATTTGTCGATGCAATTGAAAATTAGCGCGAATAGTTGCGCCGGTAAGCTCGACCCTTGGGCAATGGCGGAGAGACTCGACGCCCTGAATGACCAAAGACTCGGCCTCGATTTCAAGACCTATTCGGAGATCACTCGCGAAGAAGATATTTGCGACGATAACAACTGCCCGGAGATGAGATGGGATTCCTCGCCGAAGTCGGACCTCGTCAACGATCGGGaagctgaagagaaaaaagacgaagaaaaagaggctTCGGTACTTACGATGTTCAAGGGAATCGGTACGGTGACTCGTGAAGTCGAATATCCGTTCGACAATTCTACCTGCGTAAAatctttgatgaaaaatcgtaGGACGAACGCTCCTGCGCCTTGTTCACTTCCCGTGAAACATGCGGACGTTCCATGCTGTCGAAATCCTTGTTGTCCATCGTTTGTGAATCAGAacgttcttttttcgaataaaaatgctGCGTCATCGTTCAAAAATGACAACGACGTCGACGATAACGCCGAGATGGAGGTGGCGGTTTTGTGTAAAGGTGTACGCGATCGTAgttga
- the LOC105689399 gene encoding uncharacterized protein LOC105689399, whose translation MIGKNFFSFLFVASSCISQIQGLICHLEGAEVVFMDPEYFDEESSEIEIIYLNSTFSGLSSNFTLIKQLPDSVMGHFNLYLKSMGDYTVSGGISVSMPLCEMTNEPIVMGKILSLLGVTADRCPPPPGLYGMPFWSPTVDLLPDSMPGNDYKVSFAVESDGDRVLLDLAIYAQVF comes from the exons ATGAttgggaagaattttttttcgtttctattcgTCGCGTCGAGTTGCATCTCGCAAATTCAG ggaTTGATTTGCCACTTGGAAGGAGCCGAAGTCGTCTTCATGGATCCGGAATATTTCGACGAGGAATCCAGCGAGATCgaaattatatatttgaatagCACGTTCAGCGGACTATCGAGCAATTTCACACTCATAAAACAACTACCCGATTCGGTTATG GGTCATTTCAATCTCTATTTAAAATCTATGGGTGACTACACGGTATCCGGTGGTATATCCGTATCGATGCCCTTGTGCGAAATGACGAACGAGCCCATCgtgatgggaaaaattttgagcTTGCTGGGAGTTACCGCCGACAGATGTCCTCCACCACCG GGATTATACGGGATGCCTTTTTGGTCGCCGACGGTCGATTTACTGCCCGATTCGATGCCGGGAAACGACTATAAAGTTTCCTTCGCTGTGGAGAGTGACGGTGATAGGGTTTTATTAGACTTGGCCATATACGCCCAAGtgttttga